From one Malus sylvestris chromosome 1, drMalSylv7.2, whole genome shotgun sequence genomic stretch:
- the LOC126629933 gene encoding probable fructokinase-7 isoform X2, whose translation MANNLAPAQDKKLVLREDSKDESSDKKGGSQDDKSLVVCFGEMLIDFVPTVSGVSLAEASAFQKAPGGAPANVAVGVARLGGSAGFIGKVGDDEFGYMLSDILKQNNVDNSGVRFDPNARTALAFVTLRADGEREFLFFRHPSADMLLRESELDINLIKKAKIFHYGSISLIDEPCRSTHLAAMKIAKESGCILSYDPNLRLPLWPSEDAARKGIMSIWDQADIIKISEDEIRFLTGGDDPYDDNVVLTKLFHPNLRLLVVTEGSEGCRYYTQKFHGRVGGVKVKAVDTTGAGDAFVGGVLDSIASNLNLFQDEKGLREALLFANACGALTVTERGAIPAMPTREAVLQCLKQAAEKN comes from the exons ATGGCTAATAATCTCGCCCCAG CTCAGGACAAAAAATTGGTTTTGCGTGAAGATTCTAAAGATGAATCCTCAGATAAAAAAGGAGGGTCACAAGATGACAAGTCCCTGGTTGTTTGCTTCGGGGAAATGCTAATCGACTTTGTGCCCACAGTTAGTGGAGTTTCACTTGCTGAAGCATCTGCTTTTCAAAAAGCTCCTGGTGGTGCTCCTGCTAATGTCGCTGTTGGTGTTGCAAGACTGGGTGGTTCAGCAGGTTTCATAGGCAAG GTAGGCGATGATGAATTTGGATACATGTTGTCTGACATTCTAAAACAAAACAATGTTGACAATTCTGGTGTTCGATTTGACCCCAATGCAAGAACTGCATTGGCTTTTGTTACACTCAGAGCTGATGGAGAGCGTGAATTCCTGTTTTTCCGTCATCCAAGTGCTGATATGCTTCTACGTGAATCAGAGCTTGACATAAATCTAATTAAGAAG GCAAAGATCTTCCATTATGGTTCAATTAGTTTGATTGATGAACCATGCAGGTCAACCCATCTAGCTGCTATGAAAATTGCCAAGGAGTCTGGTTGCATCCTTTCTTATGATCCAAATTTAAGATTGCCGTTGTGGCCGTCGGAAGATGCTGCACGGAAAGGCATAATGAGTATATGGGATCAAGCAGATATAATCAAG ATAAGCGAGGATGAAATTAGATTCCTGACTGGTGGTGATGATCCTTATGATGATAATGTGGTGTTAACGAAGCTATTTCATCCCAATCTTAGACTGTTGGTAGTAACTGAGGGTTCAGAGGGTTGCAGATATTACACTCAG AAATTTCACGGCCGGGTTGGTGGTGTTAAAGTTAAAGCTGTTGACACAACTGGTGCTGGTGATGCATTCGTCGGTGGGGTACTGGACAGCATAGCTTCTAACTTGAATCTTTTTCAG GATGAGAAGGGGCTACGAGAAGCTCTACTCTTCGCAAATGCATGCGGTGCGCTCACAGTAACAGAAAGAGGAGCCATTCCTGCAATGCCGACGAGAGAAGCTGTGCTCCAGTGCTTAAAGCAGGCTGCTGAGAAAAACTAG
- the LOC126629933 gene encoding probable fructokinase-7 isoform X1 produces the protein MANNLAPAQDKKLVLREDSKDESSDKKGGSQDDKSLVVCFGEMLIDFVPTVSGVSLAEASAFQKAPGGAPANVAVGVARLGGSAGFIGKVGDDEFGYMLSDILKQNNVDNSGVRFDPNARTALAFVTLRADGEREFLFFRHPSADMLLRESELDINLIKKAKIFHYGSISLIDEPCRSTHLAAMKIAKESGCILSYDPNLRLPLWPSEDAARKGIMSIWDQADIIKISEDEIRFLTGGDDPYDDNVVLTKLFHPNLRLLVVTEGSEGCRYYTQKFHGRVGGVKVKAVDTTGAGDAFVGGVLDSIASNLNLFQVSIVLPGIEKNPSMHLPVDYFHSHSNLNLNQSSYLNVLFRKRNNVILFLYIV, from the exons ATGGCTAATAATCTCGCCCCAG CTCAGGACAAAAAATTGGTTTTGCGTGAAGATTCTAAAGATGAATCCTCAGATAAAAAAGGAGGGTCACAAGATGACAAGTCCCTGGTTGTTTGCTTCGGGGAAATGCTAATCGACTTTGTGCCCACAGTTAGTGGAGTTTCACTTGCTGAAGCATCTGCTTTTCAAAAAGCTCCTGGTGGTGCTCCTGCTAATGTCGCTGTTGGTGTTGCAAGACTGGGTGGTTCAGCAGGTTTCATAGGCAAG GTAGGCGATGATGAATTTGGATACATGTTGTCTGACATTCTAAAACAAAACAATGTTGACAATTCTGGTGTTCGATTTGACCCCAATGCAAGAACTGCATTGGCTTTTGTTACACTCAGAGCTGATGGAGAGCGTGAATTCCTGTTTTTCCGTCATCCAAGTGCTGATATGCTTCTACGTGAATCAGAGCTTGACATAAATCTAATTAAGAAG GCAAAGATCTTCCATTATGGTTCAATTAGTTTGATTGATGAACCATGCAGGTCAACCCATCTAGCTGCTATGAAAATTGCCAAGGAGTCTGGTTGCATCCTTTCTTATGATCCAAATTTAAGATTGCCGTTGTGGCCGTCGGAAGATGCTGCACGGAAAGGCATAATGAGTATATGGGATCAAGCAGATATAATCAAG ATAAGCGAGGATGAAATTAGATTCCTGACTGGTGGTGATGATCCTTATGATGATAATGTGGTGTTAACGAAGCTATTTCATCCCAATCTTAGACTGTTGGTAGTAACTGAGGGTTCAGAGGGTTGCAGATATTACACTCAG AAATTTCACGGCCGGGTTGGTGGTGTTAAAGTTAAAGCTGTTGACACAACTGGTGCTGGTGATGCATTCGTCGGTGGGGTACTGGACAGCATAGCTTCTAACTTGAATCTTTTTCAGGTAAGCATAGTTCTTCCCGGGATTGAGAAAAATCCGTCCATGCATCTTCCGGTAGATTATTTTCATAGTCACTCGAATTTGAATCTCAATCAGTCCTCGTATCTAAATGTTCTGTTCAGAAAAAGAAACAATGTAATATTGTTCTTGTACATAGTCTAG